GCGAACAACTGCATGCCAAAGATCACGATTGTGACCTGATGCTGGCCATCAGCGAAGACAGCGTGCGGATGGGAAAACTGGAACTTTTCAATCTCATCCGAGCCAACCAATCATCCATTCCCCTGAATCGAGTGACAGATTCGGTTCAGATTTCCCGTAAACTACTCAGAAAATAAGGAGCAAACATGCAATCCATCAACACCCACAGAGCCCCAGCCGCCATCGGACCCTATTCCCAAGCCGTGATGATGAACAACGCCCTTTTTATTTCGGGACAACTGGGCATCGATCCCAACACCGGGCTGATGCCCGAAAGTTTCGAAGCCCAAGCCCAGCTTGTGTTTGCAAACCTGAAAGCCATCCTGGAAGCCGCCGGCATGGGTTTTGGACACATCGTGAAAGTGACGGTTTTCCTGAAAGATATGGACAATTTTTCCCTGTTGAACGAACTTTATTCCCGCACCTTCAGCTCGCCCTACCCCGCTCGCGAAGCCATCGAAGTTGCGCGCCTGCCAAAAGACGGATTGATAGAGATTTCCGTCATCGCGATGAAATGAGTATCAGCACTAAAACTGGCGATCAGGGACAGACCTCTCTTTTCAGCGGGGAAAGAGTGTGGAAAAACGAGCTTCGCGTGCGCGCGTATGGAGCCTTGGACGAGCTGGATGCCTGGCTGGGAGACGCCTTGCACCTCGTGGAAGATTCCGCTCTGAAGGAGCTTTTGCAGCAAGCCCAACAAAAGCTTTACCTCGCCATGGCGGAACTGGCAAACACGAACATAAATCAAGCGCAAACCATTACCACCAGCGATGTTGACGCCATCACTTCCCAGATTAAAACCTTGGAGAAAGAGGCGCCGCTGAAAGGGCTCGTTTTACCTGGTTCAATGCCTCAATCCGCGCGCCTGGATATTTGCAGAACTGTCGCGCGCCGGGCAGAGCGTGAAATTGTTGCCCTCTCGCGTGAAACCGAGGTTTCACCTCAAATTTTACAATATGTAAACAGGCTTTCAGACCTGCTTTTCATCTTGGCAAGGGTTCTCGAAACCCGCGCCGGGGTCATCCGCTACGCGGATTCACCCAATACCACCAAATAGATTATAACACAAGGAGATATACATGTATAAAATAGTATTGTTGCGCCATGGCGAAAGCACTTGGAACAAGGAAAACCTTTTCACCGGCTGGACCGACGTCGATCTTTCTGAACAAGGCAAAATCGAGGCCAAAAGCGCCGGCGTCCGTCTCAAGGAAGCGGGTTTCGTGTTCGATGAATGCTGGACTTCGGTGCTGAAACGTGCCATCCGCACACTTTGGATGGCTCTGGACGAAATGGATATGATGTATTTGCCCATAAATCACGACTGGCGCCTCAACGAACGCCACTACGGTGCTTTGCAGGGTCTGAACAAAGCCGAAACAGCCGCCAAATTTGGTGAGGCAAAGGTTATGCTCTGGCGCCGCAGCTTCGATGTTCCGCCTCCTTCTCTGGAACAATCCGATCCCCGCTGGCCTGGTCATGACCCCCGCTACGCCCATCTGGATCCCAAGAAAATTCCCCTGGCAGAATCGCTGAAAGACACCGTGAGACGCGCTCTTCCCTTCTGGGACGAAGTGGTGGTGCCGCGTTTGGTGGCAGGACGCAGAATGATTGTTTCCGCGCATGGCAACAGCCTCCGCGCCATTGTGAAAACCCTTGATGGCATCAGCGACGCGGACATTGTGGGCCTGAACATCCCCACCGGCATTCCGCTGGTTTATGAATTCAACACCGATCTCAGCGTGAACAAACGCTATTATCTGGCTGATGATGAAGAACTTGCCAAAGCCCAGACCGCTGTCAAAAATCAGGGAAAAGCCAAATAA
This genomic window from Candidatus Cloacimonadota bacterium contains:
- a CDS encoding RidA family protein; this encodes MQSINTHRAPAAIGPYSQAVMMNNALFISGQLGIDPNTGLMPESFEAQAQLVFANLKAILEAAGMGFGHIVKVTVFLKDMDNFSLLNELYSRTFSSPYPAREAIEVARLPKDGLIEISVIAMK
- a CDS encoding cob(I)yrinic acid a,c-diamide adenosyltransferase, whose amino-acid sequence is MSISTKTGDQGQTSLFSGERVWKNELRVRAYGALDELDAWLGDALHLVEDSALKELLQQAQQKLYLAMAELANTNINQAQTITTSDVDAITSQIKTLEKEAPLKGLVLPGSMPQSARLDICRTVARRAEREIVALSRETEVSPQILQYVNRLSDLLFILARVLETRAGVIRYADSPNTTK
- the gpmA gene encoding 2,3-diphosphoglycerate-dependent phosphoglycerate mutase, whose amino-acid sequence is MYKIVLLRHGESTWNKENLFTGWTDVDLSEQGKIEAKSAGVRLKEAGFVFDECWTSVLKRAIRTLWMALDEMDMMYLPINHDWRLNERHYGALQGLNKAETAAKFGEAKVMLWRRSFDVPPPSLEQSDPRWPGHDPRYAHLDPKKIPLAESLKDTVRRALPFWDEVVVPRLVAGRRMIVSAHGNSLRAIVKTLDGISDADIVGLNIPTGIPLVYEFNTDLSVNKRYYLADDEELAKAQTAVKNQGKAK